In Triticum dicoccoides isolate Atlit2015 ecotype Zavitan unplaced genomic scaffold, WEW_v2.0 scaffold174127, whole genome shotgun sequence, one DNA window encodes the following:
- the LOC119344576 gene encoding WAS/WASL-interacting protein family member 3-like: MDRPPHLDIDLNEPPPPSPPHEFAAPVAPPPPPLPPANVQAHLLLPHHARELALAYHRAESWRLAAATASAPATAGSSLEVPPPPVLQSPAFAPPPLRPPVLRSPAFAPPPLPPPVLQSPTFAPLLPPPPRPPQLPPPANVQTQLLLVHQAGDIPLAYHREELWWRSAIAAATAGSSAEGLPPAPVQHPGVAGWGGNQCASCGLSELPGSTVICDACERGFHQACVHVARRPPVGVNEGWMCPECATGPVPLDITRQLCQLPLDNFLMVLHLFLFSEFYT, encoded by the coding sequence ATGGATCGCCCGCCACATCTTGACATCGACCTCAACgagccgccaccgccgtcgcccccgCATGAGTTCGCTGCCCCcgttgctcctcctcctccgccgctgccACCCGCTAACGTGCAGGCCCACCTGCTGCTGCCGCACCATGCCCGCGAGCTAGCGCTGGCGTACCACCGTGCGGAATCCTGGAGGTTAGCTGCTGCTACGGCCAGTGCGCCCGCGACCGCTGGTTCTTCGCTGGAGGTGCCGCCACCGCCGGTTCTCCAGTCGCCCGCTTTTGCTCCTCCGCCGCTGCGGCCGCCGGTTCTCCGGTCGCCCGCTTTTgctcctccgccgctgccgccaccggtTCTCCAGTCGCCCACTTTTGctccgctgctgccgccgccgccgcggccacccCAGCTCCCGCCTCCCGCCAACGTGCAGACTCAGCTGCTGCTCGTGCACCAAGCCGGCGACATACCGCTGGCGTACCACCGTGAGGAACTGTGGTGGAGGTCGGCCATTGCGGCCGCGACGGCAGGTTCGTCGGCGGAGGGGCTACCTCCAGCGCCGGTGCAGCACCCGGGAGTAGCGGGGTGGGGCGGGAACCAGTGCGCGTCCTGCGGCCTCTCCGAGCTGCCGGGATCCACCGTCATCTGCGACGCGTGCGAACGTGGGTTCCACCAAGCCTGCGTCCACGTCGCGCGGCGGCCTCCGGTGGGCGTGAACGAGGGGTGGATGTGCCCGGAGTGTGCGACAGGACCCGTGCCGCTCGACATCACCAGGCAGTTATGTCAGCTCCCTCTTGATAATTTCCTTATGGTTTTACATCTGTTTTTGTTCAGCGAATTTTATACATAG